The proteins below are encoded in one region of Limnohabitans sp. 63ED37-2:
- the boxA gene encoding benzoyl-CoA 2,3-epoxidase subunit BoxA — MSTEATLIKQHLIDPEICIRCNTCEAICPVGAITHDSLNYVVKADVCNGCMDCISPCPTGSIDNWRMVPKAKAYSIEEQLKWYDLPAELSAEELAAAGGGDAGDAQEQALAAVQAAASSSSAVSTAAASGFNSAQYGATIPPWSAAHAYTNLYGPKAQDKTITATVTGNLRVTEVGQQAGQQDYDTHHIVLDFGHLPFPVLEGQSIGIIPPGVDANGKPHHARQYSIASPRNGERPGHNNLSLTIKRVLEDHDGKPVRGVASNFMCDLNVGEKVQVIGPFGASFLMPNHPKSNIVMICTGTGSAPMRAMTEWRRRLRASGKFEGGKLMLFFGARTPAELPYFGPLNNLPKDFIDTEFAFSREVGKPKRYVQDAMRDRAADIAVQLKDPNTCFYVCGLKSMEEGVVMALRDIAQNAGLDWDAVGAALKKEGRLHLETY; from the coding sequence ATGAGCACCGAAGCGACGCTGATCAAACAACACCTGATCGACCCGGAAATCTGCATCCGCTGCAACACCTGCGAAGCGATCTGTCCGGTGGGTGCCATCACCCACGACTCGCTCAACTACGTGGTCAAAGCCGACGTCTGCAACGGTTGCATGGACTGCATCTCGCCATGTCCAACAGGCTCGATTGACAACTGGCGCATGGTGCCCAAGGCCAAGGCCTACAGCATCGAGGAGCAACTCAAGTGGTACGACCTGCCAGCAGAGCTGAGTGCCGAAGAGTTGGCTGCCGCTGGCGGTGGTGATGCTGGTGACGCGCAAGAACAAGCCTTGGCCGCCGTACAAGCCGCTGCTTCATCGTCATCTGCTGTCAGCACCGCTGCAGCGTCGGGCTTCAACTCGGCGCAGTATGGCGCGACGATCCCCCCTTGGTCTGCGGCCCATGCCTACACCAACCTGTATGGACCCAAGGCACAAGACAAAACCATCACCGCCACCGTGACCGGTAACCTGCGTGTGACCGAAGTGGGCCAACAAGCAGGCCAACAAGACTACGACACCCACCACATCGTGCTCGACTTTGGCCACTTGCCTTTCCCGGTGCTCGAAGGCCAGTCGATCGGCATCATCCCGCCGGGTGTGGACGCCAACGGTAAGCCGCACCATGCGCGCCAATACTCAATTGCCAGTCCCCGCAACGGCGAACGTCCCGGCCACAACAACCTGTCGCTGACCATCAAGCGCGTGCTCGAAGACCACGACGGCAAACCGGTGCGCGGCGTGGCCTCCAACTTTATGTGCGACCTGAATGTGGGTGAAAAAGTGCAGGTGATCGGGCCGTTTGGCGCGAGCTTCCTCATGCCCAACCACCCCAAGAGCAACATCGTCATGATCTGCACAGGCACCGGTTCTGCACCCATGCGGGCCATGACCGAATGGCGCCGCCGCCTGCGGGCCAGTGGCAAGTTTGAAGGTGGCAAGTTGATGCTGTTCTTTGGGGCCCGCACGCCCGCTGAGCTGCCTTACTTCGGGCCACTCAACAACCTGCCCAAAGACTTCATCGACACCGAGTTCGCGTTCTCGCGAGAAGTGGGCAAGCCCAAGCGCTATGTGCAAGACGCCATGCGTGATCGCGCGGCCGACATCGCAGTCCAGCTCAAAGATCCGAATACCTGTTTTTATGTGTGTGGATTGAAGAGCATGGAAGAAGGGGTGGTGATGGCACTGCGGGACATCGCACAGAACGCCGGGCTCGATTGGGATGCCGTGGGCGCTGCGCTTAAAAAAGAAGGCCGTCTGCACCTCGAAACCTACTGA
- the boxB gene encoding benzoyl-CoA 2,3-epoxidase subunit BoxB, whose protein sequence is MSGINYSEKIPNNVNLSEDRTLQRALEQWQPNFINWWDDMGPEGSTDMDVYLRTAVSVDPQGWAQFGHVKMRDYRWGVFLNPGEQDRKIHFGDHIGEKAWQDVPGEHRANLRRIIVTQGDTEPASVEQQRHLGLTAPSMYDLRNLFQINVEEGRHLWAMVYLLHKYFGKDGREEADALLQRNSGNEDNPRILQAFNEKTPDWLSFFMFTYFTDRDGKFQLCALAESAFDPLARTTKFMLTEEAHHMFVGESGVSRTIQRTVDVMNQLKTDDVGKLRAAGVIDLPTIQRYINFHFSVTIDLFGADQSSNAATFYSSGLKGRYEEGKRGDDHVLKGNSYKILSVENGKLVEKEVPMLNALNEVLRDDYITDSKGGIDRWNRVIAKAGIPFTLKAPHKAFHRNIGSLSGAKITPDGQVVTDEQWMSQVGEWLPTNEDRAYVASLMGRVVEPGKFANWIAPPVMGINRQPVDFDYVRFN, encoded by the coding sequence ATGTCCGGTATCAACTACAGCGAAAAGATCCCCAACAACGTCAACCTGAGCGAAGACCGCACGCTGCAACGTGCCTTGGAGCAGTGGCAGCCCAACTTCATCAACTGGTGGGACGACATGGGTCCGGAAGGTTCCACCGACATGGACGTGTACCTGCGCACCGCCGTGAGCGTGGACCCACAAGGCTGGGCCCAGTTCGGCCACGTCAAGATGCGCGACTACCGTTGGGGCGTGTTCCTGAACCCCGGCGAGCAAGACCGCAAGATCCATTTCGGTGACCACATCGGTGAAAAAGCTTGGCAAGACGTGCCTGGCGAACACCGCGCCAACCTGCGCCGCATCATCGTGACCCAAGGCGACACCGAGCCCGCATCGGTGGAGCAGCAACGCCACCTCGGTCTGACGGCCCCCAGCATGTACGACCTGCGCAACCTGTTCCAGATCAACGTCGAAGAAGGCCGCCACCTGTGGGCCATGGTTTACCTCTTGCACAAATACTTTGGCAAAGATGGCCGTGAAGAAGCCGACGCCTTGTTGCAGCGCAACAGCGGCAACGAAGACAACCCCCGCATCTTGCAGGCCTTCAACGAGAAGACGCCTGACTGGTTGTCCTTCTTCATGTTCACCTACTTCACCGACCGTGATGGCAAGTTCCAGCTGTGCGCTTTGGCCGAGTCGGCCTTCGACCCGCTGGCCCGCACCACCAAGTTCATGCTGACCGAAGAAGCGCACCACATGTTTGTGGGCGAGTCCGGCGTGAGCCGCACCATCCAGCGCACTGTCGATGTGATGAACCAGCTCAAAACCGACGACGTGGGCAAGCTGCGTGCAGCTGGCGTGATCGATTTGCCCACCATCCAGCGCTACATCAACTTCCACTTCTCGGTGACCATCGATTTGTTCGGTGCCGACCAGTCGTCCAACGCCGCCACCTTCTACAGTTCGGGCCTGAAAGGCCGTTACGAAGAAGGCAAGCGCGGTGATGACCATGTGCTCAAAGGCAACAGCTACAAGATCCTGTCCGTCGAGAACGGCAAGCTGGTCGAAAAAGAAGTGCCAATGCTCAACGCTTTGAACGAAGTGCTGCGCGACGACTACATCACCGACTCCAAAGGCGGCATCGACCGTTGGAACCGTGTGATCGCCAAGGCGGGCATTCCCTTCACATTGAAGGCACCCCACAAGGCGTTCCACCGCAACATCGGTTCTTTGTCCGGTGCCAAGATCACACCCGATGGTCAAGTGGTGACCGACGAGCAGTGGATGTCGCAAGTGGGCGAGTGGCTGCCCACCAACGAAGACCGCGCTTATGTGGCCAGCCTGATGGGCCGTGTCGTGGAGCCAGGCAAGTTCGCCAATTGGATCGCGCCACCCGTCATGGGCATCAACCGTCAGCCCGTGGACTTTGATTACGTTCGCTTTAACTGA
- the boxC gene encoding 2,3-epoxybenzoyl-CoA dihydrolase, which produces MSANFQVNYQTSPAEYKHIQLSFDGEIATLSININEDAGIRPGYKLKLNSYDLGVDIELHDALQRIRFEHPEVRTVVVTSLKDRVFCSGANIFMLGVSTHGWKVNFCKFTNETRNGIEDSSKHDGLKFVAALNGACAGGGYELALACDDIVLVDDRSSAVSLPEVPLLGVLPGTGGLTRVTDKRHVRHDLADIFCTSVEGVRGQKAVDWRLVDAIAKPAVFKDVVKARATKLAAGSIRPVGAKGVALTPINRTIAADALTYTNVTVDIDRAKRIATFTVKAPATAQPTDIAGIEAAGMNWWPLQMVRELDDAILHMRTNELDIGTWVIKTSGDVAAVLASDATMLANKDHWFVRETIGHLRRTLARMDVTSRSLFALVEEGTCFVGTLAELAFCADRAYMLALPDDEAKAPKIQLNEMNFGFFPMVNDQTRLQRRFYEEVPAMEAARGAIGKALDADAALALGLVTAAPDDIDWADEIRLALEERSSMSPDALTGLEANLRFAQQENMLTRIFGRLTAWQNWIFQRPNAVGEKGALKVYGKGEKVQFDMNRV; this is translated from the coding sequence ATGAGCGCCAATTTCCAGGTCAATTACCAGACCAGCCCCGCTGAATACAAGCACATCCAACTGTCTTTTGATGGCGAGATCGCAACCCTGTCGATCAACATCAACGAAGACGCCGGCATCCGCCCTGGCTACAAGCTCAAGCTCAACAGCTACGACCTGGGTGTGGACATCGAATTGCACGACGCATTGCAACGCATCCGCTTTGAACACCCCGAAGTGCGCACCGTGGTGGTGACCAGCTTGAAGGACCGCGTGTTCTGCTCAGGTGCCAACATCTTCATGCTGGGTGTGTCGACCCATGGCTGGAAAGTCAACTTTTGTAAATTCACCAACGAAACCCGCAATGGCATCGAAGACTCCAGCAAGCACGATGGTCTGAAATTTGTGGCTGCGCTGAATGGCGCTTGTGCGGGCGGCGGCTACGAGCTGGCTTTGGCTTGTGATGACATCGTCTTGGTCGATGACCGCTCCAGCGCCGTGTCACTGCCCGAAGTGCCGCTGCTCGGCGTCTTGCCCGGCACCGGTGGCCTGACCCGTGTGACCGACAAGCGCCATGTGCGCCACGACCTGGCCGACATTTTCTGCACCAGCGTGGAAGGTGTGCGCGGCCAAAAAGCCGTGGACTGGCGTCTGGTCGATGCCATCGCCAAGCCTGCCGTCTTCAAGGATGTGGTCAAGGCGCGTGCCACCAAGCTCGCCGCTGGCAGCATCCGCCCCGTGGGCGCCAAGGGTGTGGCCCTCACACCCATCAATCGCACCATCGCGGCCGATGCGCTCACTTACACCAACGTCACCGTGGACATCGACCGCGCCAAGCGCATCGCCACTTTCACCGTCAAGGCCCCGGCCACGGCCCAGCCCACCGACATCGCGGGCATTGAAGCCGCTGGCATGAACTGGTGGCCCCTGCAAATGGTGCGTGAACTGGACGACGCCATCTTGCACATGCGCACCAACGAACTCGACATCGGCACCTGGGTCATCAAAACTTCTGGCGATGTGGCAGCCGTGTTGGCCTCCGACGCCACCATGCTGGCGAACAAAGACCACTGGTTTGTGCGTGAGACCATCGGCCACCTGCGCCGCACCCTGGCCCGCATGGACGTGACCTCGCGCAGCCTGTTTGCCTTGGTCGAAGAAGGGACTTGTTTTGTCGGCACACTCGCCGAATTGGCTTTCTGTGCCGACCGCGCCTATATGCTGGCGCTGCCGGACGACGAAGCCAAAGCACCCAAGATCCAATTGAACGAAATGAACTTCGGTTTCTTCCCCATGGTCAACGACCAGACCCGCCTGCAGCGCCGCTTTTATGAAGAAGTTCCCGCCATGGAAGCCGCTCGCGGCGCCATTGGCAAGGCGCTCGACGCTGACGCCGCTTTGGCTTTGGGCTTGGTCACCGCTGCCCCTGACGACATCGACTGGGCGGATGAAATCCGTCTGGCCTTGGAAGAGCGCTCTTCTATGTCACCCGACGCGCTGACCGGCCTGGAAGCCAACCTGCGTTTCGCTCAACAAGAGAACATGCTGACCCGCATTTTTGGTCGCCTGACCGCCTGGCAAAACTGGATCTTCCAGCGCCCCAACGCCGTCGGCGAAAAAGGTGCTTTGAAGGTGTACGGCAAGGGCGAAAAAGTTCAGTTCGACATGAACCGCGTTTAA
- a CDS encoding helix-turn-helix transcriptional regulator, whose translation MAAPEESMQVEKNASDADSKRSPFLESLGERVRTLRSRKGMTRRAVALAADVSERHLANLEYGTGNVSVLVLLQVAQALQCSLAELLGDVTATSPEWLLIRELLSKRSEADLRRARVQLSDMFGEGGNAQERKNRIALIGLRGAGKTALGQRLANDLGFPFIELSREIEQFAGCQISEIHNLYGANAYRRYERRALEEAIQIYPEVVIATPGGLVSDSANFNVLLSHCTTVWLQADAADHMGRVAAQGDMRPMAASREAMEDLKRILEGRSAFYSKADLAINTSGRTEDQAFEALRSSVRQHLSLAT comes from the coding sequence ATGGCGGCACCAGAAGAATCAATGCAGGTGGAGAAAAACGCGTCAGATGCTGACAGCAAGCGCAGCCCATTTTTGGAGTCACTGGGTGAGCGCGTGCGCACGCTGCGCTCTCGCAAGGGCATGACGCGACGCGCTGTGGCGCTGGCGGCCGACGTGTCCGAGCGGCATTTGGCCAACCTCGAATACGGCACGGGCAACGTCTCGGTGCTGGTGTTGTTGCAGGTGGCGCAGGCATTGCAGTGCTCATTAGCTGAGTTGCTGGGTGATGTGACCGCCACCTCGCCCGAGTGGCTGCTGATCCGTGAGTTGCTCTCCAAGCGCAGCGAAGCCGATCTGCGCCGTGCCCGTGTGCAGCTGAGCGACATGTTTGGCGAGGGTGGCAATGCGCAAGAGCGCAAGAACCGCATCGCGCTGATTGGCTTGCGGGGCGCAGGCAAGACGGCCTTGGGACAGCGCCTGGCCAACGATCTGGGCTTTCCCTTCATTGAGTTGAGTCGCGAAATCGAGCAGTTTGCGGGCTGCCAAATCAGCGAGATCCACAACCTGTATGGCGCCAATGCCTACCGCCGCTACGAGCGCCGTGCTCTCGAGGAAGCCATTCAAATCTACCCCGAAGTGGTGATTGCAACGCCCGGTGGTTTGGTCTCGGATTCGGCCAATTTCAATGTTTTGCTTTCGCACTGCACGACCGTGTGGCTGCAGGCCGACGCCGCCGACCACATGGGCCGTGTGGCCGCGCAGGGCGACATGCGGCCCATGGCCGCCAGCCGCGAGGCCATGGAAGACCTCAAGCGCATCCTGGAAGGCCGATCGGCCTTTTATTCCAAGGCCGACCTGGCCATCAACACCAGTGGGCGCACCGAAGACCAGGCGTTCGAGGCCTTGCGGTCTTCGGTTCGCCAGCATTTGAGCTTGGCGACTTGA
- a CDS encoding 3,4-dehydroadipyl-CoA semialdehyde dehydrogenase — protein sequence MTTALLPNFFAGRWQTGTGAGTPLFDPVLGTELARVSSSGIDLAEGFAFAREQGGAALRTLSYGQRAALLSQITEVLQANRVAYYEIATANSGTVAKDSGVDIDGAIFTLGYYAKQGAALGDATLLLDGQRIRMAKDPAFQTQHIQVPTRGVALFINAFNFPSWGLWEKAAPALLSGVPVIIKPATATAWLTQRMVKDVVDAGVLPVGALSVICGSSAGLMDQLQAFDVVSFTGSAETGQIIRSHRAVTELSVRCNIEADSLNSALLSPAATTDSEAFKLLVAEVAREMTVKSGQKCTAIRRIFVPRALYQAAAEAIGARLAKTTVGNPRSESVRMGALVSQEQKASVLAGLAQLKTEATVLFDGSAAGLVDADASSACVAPVLLGTESPMTAQVLHGVEVFGPVSTLMPYDSIGEAYTMIRRGEGSLVCSVYSEDPAFTAQASVELASSHGRVHAISPDVAALHSGHGNVMPMSLHGGPGRAGGGEELGGLRALNFYHRRTAVQGSSLALDQLAAPGATLSL from the coding sequence ATGACCACCGCTTTGCTCCCCAACTTCTTCGCAGGCCGCTGGCAAACCGGCACCGGTGCAGGCACACCCTTGTTCGACCCGGTGCTCGGCACCGAGTTGGCCCGCGTGTCCAGCAGCGGCATCGACCTGGCCGAAGGCTTTGCCTTTGCCCGCGAGCAAGGCGGCGCGGCCCTTCGCACCCTGAGCTACGGCCAGCGCGCTGCATTGCTCAGCCAAATCACCGAGGTCCTGCAAGCCAACCGCGTCGCCTATTACGAAATCGCCACCGCCAACAGCGGCACCGTGGCCAAAGACTCGGGCGTGGACATTGACGGTGCGATCTTCACCCTGGGCTATTACGCCAAGCAGGGCGCGGCCCTGGGCGATGCCACGCTGCTGCTCGATGGCCAACGTATCCGCATGGCCAAAGACCCGGCCTTCCAGACTCAGCACATTCAGGTGCCCACACGCGGCGTGGCGCTGTTCATCAATGCCTTCAACTTCCCCAGCTGGGGCTTGTGGGAAAAAGCCGCACCCGCCCTGCTCTCGGGCGTGCCCGTCATCATCAAGCCCGCCACGGCCACGGCCTGGCTGACCCAGCGCATGGTCAAAGACGTGGTGGATGCGGGTGTGCTGCCCGTGGGCGCGCTGTCGGTCATCTGCGGCTCGTCCGCAGGCCTCATGGACCAGTTGCAGGCCTTTGACGTGGTCAGCTTCACCGGCTCGGCCGAGACCGGCCAAATCATCCGCAGCCACCGCGCTGTGACCGAGTTGTCGGTGCGCTGCAACATCGAAGCCGACAGCCTGAATTCCGCCTTGCTGTCGCCTGCCGCGACCACCGACAGCGAAGCCTTCAAACTGTTGGTGGCCGAAGTCGCCCGCGAGATGACCGTCAAATCGGGCCAAAAGTGCACTGCGATCCGCCGCATCTTTGTGCCCCGCGCCTTGTACCAAGCCGCCGCAGAGGCCATTGGCGCGCGCTTGGCCAAAACCACCGTGGGTAACCCGAGAAGCGAATCCGTGCGCATGGGTGCATTGGTCAGCCAAGAACAAAAAGCCAGTGTGCTGGCGGGCCTGGCGCAGCTCAAAACCGAAGCCACCGTGTTGTTCGATGGCAGCGCAGCGGGTCTGGTCGATGCCGACGCGTCCAGTGCCTGCGTGGCGCCTGTGTTGCTGGGCACCGAGTCACCCATGACAGCCCAGGTGCTGCACGGGGTCGAGGTGTTCGGCCCCGTGTCCACCCTGATGCCTTACGACAGCATCGGCGAGGCTTACACCATGATCCGCCGGGGCGAAGGCTCGCTGGTGTGCTCGGTCTACAGCGAAGACCCGGCTTTCACAGCGCAAGCCTCGGTCGAGCTGGCCAGCAGCCACGGCCGGGTGCATGCGATTTCGCCCGACGTGGCGGCCCTGCACAGCGGCCACGGCAACGTGATGCCCATGAGCCTGCACGGCGGCCCCGGCCGCGCGGGCGGCGGCGAAGAGCTGGGGGGCCTCAGGGCACTCAACTTCTACCACCGCCGCACTGCTGTGCAAGGCAGCTCGCTGGCCCTGGATCAGCTGGCGGCGCCAGGCGCCACTTTGTCCTTGTAA
- a CDS encoding benzoate-CoA ligase family protein yields the protein MTHHVNAPSTEFNFAQHLIASHVGRADKIALIDDAGQLSYGELTEQIRRFAGGLQAMGLKREERVLLLMHDCSDWVVAFLGSLYAGVVPVAVNTLLTADDYAFMLRNSRAQAALVSAALLPTLQSALDLGKTEVRQVVVSRPTGALAQGQFSMADLVAQNNPVLPAQTLADEPAFWLYSSGSTGQPKGTVHSQGNLYWTAELYGKGVLNLQESDIVFSAAKLFFAYGLGNALTFPLSVGATVVLMAERPTPQATFKRLVDHQPTVFYGAPTGYGGMLASPELPAKSQVALRLCSSAGEALPRDIAERWTAHFGCEIIDGIGSTEMLHVFLSNRPGDVRYGTTGKAVPGYEVQLRNEDGSVVTGPNEIGDLYIQGPSSALMYWNNREKTRDTFQGVWTKSGDKYTRDPDGYYTYAGRNDDMLKVSGIYVSPFEVESTLVQHPAILEAAVIGKEDTDGLTKTKAFIVLKAGQSLTQDEVKAFVKERLAPYKYPRFIDFVAELPKTATGKIQRFRLRDLEKSAP from the coding sequence ATGACCCACCACGTGAATGCCCCCAGCACTGAATTCAATTTTGCGCAGCACCTGATCGCCAGCCATGTGGGCCGTGCAGACAAGATCGCCCTGATCGACGATGCGGGCCAGCTCAGCTATGGCGAACTGACCGAGCAAATTCGCCGATTTGCCGGGGGCCTGCAGGCCATGGGACTCAAGCGCGAAGAACGCGTGCTCTTGCTGATGCACGACTGCAGCGACTGGGTGGTGGCCTTTTTGGGCTCGCTCTACGCGGGCGTGGTGCCCGTGGCGGTCAACACCCTGCTCACCGCCGACGACTACGCCTTCATGCTGCGCAACAGCCGCGCGCAGGCGGCACTCGTGTCAGCGGCCTTGCTCCCCACACTGCAAAGTGCCTTGGACTTGGGCAAAACCGAGGTGCGACAAGTGGTGGTTTCGCGCCCCACAGGCGCTTTGGCACAGGGCCAGTTCAGCATGGCCGACTTGGTGGCCCAAAACAACCCGGTGTTGCCCGCTCAAACCCTGGCCGATGAACCCGCCTTTTGGCTCTATTCCTCGGGCTCCACCGGCCAACCCAAAGGCACCGTGCACAGCCAAGGCAACCTGTACTGGACGGCCGAGCTGTACGGCAAAGGCGTGTTGAACCTGCAAGAAAGCGACATCGTGTTCTCGGCCGCCAAGCTGTTCTTTGCCTATGGCCTGGGCAACGCGCTCACCTTCCCCTTGAGTGTCGGGGCCACGGTGGTGCTGATGGCCGAGCGCCCCACCCCACAAGCCACCTTCAAACGTCTGGTCGACCACCAACCCACCGTGTTTTATGGTGCACCCACCGGTTACGGCGGCATGCTGGCCAGCCCCGAGCTGCCTGCCAAAAGCCAAGTGGCTTTGCGCCTGTGCTCGTCAGCGGGCGAGGCGCTGCCGCGCGACATCGCCGAGCGCTGGACGGCCCACTTTGGTTGCGAAATCATCGATGGCATTGGCTCCACCGAAATGCTGCACGTTTTCTTGTCCAACCGCCCGGGCGATGTGCGCTATGGCACCACCGGTAAGGCTGTACCTGGTTACGAAGTACAGCTGCGCAACGAAGACGGCAGCGTGGTGACCGGCCCCAACGAAATCGGCGACCTCTACATCCAAGGCCCCAGCAGTGCGCTCATGTACTGGAACAACCGCGAAAAAACCCGCGACACCTTCCAGGGTGTCTGGACCAAGAGCGGCGACAAATACACCCGCGACCCTGACGGCTACTACACCTACGCGGGCCGCAACGACGACATGCTCAAAGTCAGCGGCATCTACGTGTCACCTTTTGAGGTCGAGTCGACCTTGGTGCAACACCCCGCCATTTTGGAAGCCGCTGTGATCGGCAAGGAAGACACCGATGGCCTGACCAAGACCAAGGCCTTCATCGTGCTCAAAGCCGGTCAGAGCCTCACACAAGATGAAGTCAAAGCCTTCGTTAAAGAGCGCCTGGCCCCCTACAAGTACCCGCGCTTCATCGACTTTGTGGCCGAGCTGCCCAAAACCGCCACGGGGAAAATCCAGCGCTTTCGCTTGCGTGATCTGGAGAAATCAGCGCCCTGA
- a CDS encoding response regulator, translating to MWVVLYTYQASERMVRQYATESAQAHAVSLTQFRNFYTDEIVPRAMEAGVHVTHDYKNRKNALPLPATLTLDLGHYLSKVDGGTQVRLYSEKPFPWRVQERQLDDFQRQALKHLKEKPDEPFVREEILNGERVLRYAQADRMTLRCVACHNSYPSSPRTDWKTGDVRGALEVVLPVSQWQITSTGILNRTFVVLLALLFLGLLLVWLTVRRFREALLTSRELSTERRAAIEQLSEEINERKQIERQMRLSESKLHSIFKSVPEAIVVADAHGLIVQCNAATQAIFGYTPEELIGQKVDRLMGPKDGQRHDDYMLTYQRTGEKKIINQPRVLHGRRKDGQLFSLRLTISEMRVDDEVHFVGVMQDFTAIENAQRMLIEAKEKAEQDNRMRGEFLANMSHEIRTPMNGIVGMTELAMDTQDRSAQKEYLTLARDSANHLLHIINQILDFSKIEAQALELELLKVSPAQLIRDTSRSLEQLARVKDIDLQVDISSAVPEWAWMDPVRMRQVLTNLIGNAIKFTEVGAVTVAVQALAGQDDDHCVLRISITDTGIGFDPARTAALFSPFTQGDGSVTRSFGGTGLGLAITRRLVHLMGGEISANGQPDLGACFTVTLPVEKTSLEVDDPSTPDGQASDLSLRPVYQKPISVLLVEDHDINRKLAEIMLQRMGYRYVSACDGLQALDVLEKDRFDVVLMDVMMPVMDGITALKLLREREAEQGQRTRVLMVTAHAMTGDRERFLGAGADGYVSKPMSQAALQKEMERVLNVPHAANSDAAD from the coding sequence ATGTGGGTTGTGCTCTACACCTACCAAGCCAGCGAGCGGATGGTCCGGCAATACGCCACCGAAAGTGCGCAGGCCCATGCGGTGAGCCTGACGCAATTTCGAAATTTCTACACCGATGAGATCGTGCCCCGCGCCATGGAGGCGGGTGTGCACGTCACGCACGACTATAAAAATCGCAAGAATGCCCTGCCTTTGCCCGCCACATTGACGCTGGATTTGGGGCATTACCTGTCCAAGGTCGACGGCGGAACCCAGGTGAGGCTGTACAGCGAAAAGCCTTTCCCATGGCGTGTGCAAGAGCGCCAGCTCGACGACTTCCAACGCCAGGCCCTGAAACACCTCAAAGAAAAACCGGACGAGCCTTTTGTGCGGGAGGAGATTCTGAACGGCGAGCGCGTGTTGCGTTATGCCCAAGCTGACCGCATGACGCTGCGCTGCGTGGCCTGCCACAACAGTTACCCCAGTTCACCTCGAACCGACTGGAAAACCGGTGATGTGCGTGGCGCACTCGAGGTGGTGTTGCCCGTCTCGCAGTGGCAGATCACCAGCACTGGCATCCTGAACCGCACCTTTGTGGTCCTTTTGGCTTTGCTCTTTTTGGGCCTGCTCTTGGTGTGGTTGACGGTGCGGCGATTCCGCGAGGCTCTGCTCACATCGCGCGAATTGTCCACCGAGCGGCGTGCTGCGATCGAGCAGCTGAGCGAAGAAATCAACGAGCGCAAGCAAATTGAGCGGCAAATGCGTTTGAGTGAAAGCAAGCTGCACAGCATTTTCAAGTCGGTGCCCGAGGCCATTGTGGTGGCCGACGCCCATGGCCTGATCGTCCAGTGCAATGCGGCCACACAAGCCATTTTTGGCTACACCCCCGAGGAGCTCATTGGCCAGAAAGTGGACAGGCTGATGGGCCCCAAAGATGGGCAGCGGCATGACGATTACATGCTGACCTATCAACGCACCGGTGAAAAGAAGATCATCAACCAGCCGCGTGTGCTCCATGGTCGACGCAAGGATGGCCAGTTGTTCTCGCTGCGCTTGACCATCAGCGAGATGCGGGTGGACGATGAGGTGCATTTTGTGGGGGTAATGCAGGATTTCACGGCCATCGAAAACGCCCAACGGATGTTGATCGAGGCCAAGGAAAAAGCCGAACAGGACAACCGCATGCGTGGTGAATTCCTGGCGAACATGAGCCATGAAATTCGCACCCCCATGAACGGCATTGTGGGCATGACAGAGCTGGCTATGGACACCCAGGACCGATCGGCGCAAAAGGAATACCTGACGCTGGCACGGGACTCGGCCAACCACCTGCTCCACATCATCAACCAAATCCTGGATTTTTCGAAAATCGAAGCCCAGGCGCTGGAGCTGGAGTTGCTCAAGGTCAGCCCGGCTCAACTGATCCGGGACACCAGCCGCTCGCTGGAGCAACTGGCCCGTGTCAAAGACATCGATTTGCAGGTGGACATCTCATCGGCGGTGCCCGAATGGGCCTGGATGGACCCCGTGCGCATGCGCCAGGTCTTGACGAACCTGATTGGCAACGCCATCAAGTTCACCGAAGTGGGCGCGGTCACCGTGGCCGTGCAAGCTTTGGCTGGCCAAGATGATGACCATTGTGTGTTGCGCATCAGCATCACCGACACGGGCATTGGTTTTGATCCAGCCCGCACGGCGGCCCTTTTCAGCCCCTTCACCCAAGGTGATGGTTCGGTCACGCGCTCGTTCGGTGGCACGGGTTTGGGCTTGGCCATCACCCGCAGGTTGGTCCATTTGATGGGCGGTGAAATCAGCGCGAATGGGCAACCTGACCTGGGCGCGTGCTTCACGGTGACTTTGCCGGTCGAAAAAACCAGTTTGGAGGTCGATGACCCCAGCACGCCAGACGGTCAAGCCTCAGACCTGAGTTTGCGACCGGTTTACCAAAAACCGATCTCGGTATTGCTGGTGGAGGACCATGACATCAACCGCAAATTGGCCGAGATCATGTTGCAGCGCATGGGTTACCGGTACGTCTCCGCTTGTGATGGTTTGCAGGCCTTGGATGTTCTGGAAAAAGACCGTTTCGATGTGGTCCTGATGGACGTGATGATGCCGGTCATGGACGGCATCACGGCCCTCAAGCTGCTGCGCGAGCGTGAGGCTGAACAAGGCCAAAGAACCCGCGTTTTGATGGTCACAGCCCACGCCATGACCGGCGACCGTGAGCGTTTTCTGGGGGCGGGGGCAGACGGTTATGTGTCCAAACCCATGTCGCAAGCTGCCTTGCAAAAGGAAATGGAGCGGGTGCTGAATGTGCCGCACGCAGCCAACAGCGATGCGGCGGACTGA